The genomic DNA CTTTGAAATGACTGTCAAGTAATTAATGTTATGTAAAGGATGCAGGTGCAAGAGAAAGCTATTCTGAGATTAGCTGCTAGGAGCACTAGATGACTGTTTTGGCAATGCAGTACAATTGTTATTGAAAGAACCATTTACAGATGTAGAACTTTGGGTCAGCAATGTACTTTATCTATAGGATTAAGAACTATATTTGTCTGAAAACATGCACAATAGGTGTAGGGAAGCCAAAAATATTTAACaatctttattacatttttttccacaacataaaacaaaccatTATTTTCTCTCTCAAAATGTAcataaatattttgtactttgCAGACACAACACGCCATGCTGCACATAGTTTATGGTACAAGCCACTTTCTAAGAAAAAGTATAAACTCATTTTATTACACACATTGGCAAAAATAGATCAGATTTACCTTTTTACAATCCAAAACATTATTTCCTACTAACTAGGTGCCCTTTCCATTATTATGAAGAATTTGGTGAATTTCATTATATTTTTCAGTGTGCCCCCACCTGCAGTGTACAAATAGCTAAaaccaggttttaaaaaaaaaaaaaaaactttttgcaaTAATGTGTGGTAGATAGAAGAACACCAAAGAAGATCACCTTTCAAGCCCTTTAGTAAACAGTGTAATCTTTACTTTAAAGTGCAGGAGgtattcaaattttaaaaaatgacgaTTAAAAATTCTGAAGTCATTTACCTTGAATCCCTTGTACTTACTCGTGATCATTTTACAATtattaatcatttaaaacaaaagtggCGACTCACATTGACAACTTTCAAATGAACGGGTACGACAATAAAAAAGGCAATTACATAAATCAATACTGCCAATTCTCTTCGGTTTAGAGATCACATTTAAaagttgtatttctgtattattatttttttttaagtagccaTGATTGTTTTAAAATGGGATCTCCAATTTTTCTTGAAAATATTCACTTGACCTCAAAGATTACAATAAACTTACAAACAATCCCTTTTTTCATTTAGcaagagaacccccccccccttcacatTTTCAACACTTCTTAAGGAATGGGGGCCCATAGTACAATACGGACAGATGTCTACAATACAGAGAGATACCAGTTTTTTTAGGCACACAGTCTACAAAAGGATTAGCCTACATATTCCCTTTGTATGCCCAGAAATAACTTGCTACAAGTTCATATTTCTTCTATATACATAAGGACTGACCAAAATGCATAGAGTGGGATATCTGATGGCAAAGAATAAATACTTGCCACAAGCTCCATTTATGGATTCCAGAAATAATGCAAATTTAAAACACTTCCACTATACCCAGTAAATGGCCTTGTGGTTCCTCTGAACCGGAAGGTAAAATATTTGATCCCTGACAATACATAGAGACCAAGATACTAAGCTTTAGCTTTGAAgtttgtgtgtatatgtatgtgagATTTTATATAAATCACACACACTCTTCACAGCTAAAGCTTAGTTGCTTGGTCCCATTCAATAGCACCTACTAGTGAGGGCCATCAAAGGCGGAATGGGCAGGATGATAAAAATCCTATTAGAGCTATCTTGTAAGACAAAAGTTCTACTAGAATAGGGGGTTTAGATTGTTATGGACATGATATCATATATACCCATGAAAAAGCAACAACCACTTTGACTGCCACTCAACTCTGCTGCTTTTTCGATACCCAAAACACCCAATTCCCTGTTCTTATGCAGCACTACCTGTAtatgaaactgtatttaaaaataaatcttactgCAGGTATGCTGATTTTTTGGACAAATGTTCCCTCCTTTTTTCCCCCCTTATTCAAATGGCCTAACCAATGCAATTTTATTTCATTACCCAAAAGTGACAAAAGTGTGCAATGGCAGGAGGTTACAGGTGATGGTTGTGCACAACATACCATGTACTACTAAAAAGTGGCTGTGGGAAGCCCTAAATATGTAATGCACTCAGCAGGGAATCTACCTTCCATTTACAATATAGTGCAATCCTCACTCGTGGTGGTTACATGGCAAGCATGCTTACTGCAATTATAGCAGCAAAAGGGTACAGTACAGCCAACCTTACTTTTTAATCTTGAGTAAGCAAGTCAAAATGTGTCCTATCATGTGACAAAGCAAAATGTTGGCTTCAATGTTCCCTTCACAGATTTCAGGAAGCAAGTTACCAAGACTACCACAATGGTATTTAGTAGTATTGCACTGTGTTAATCTTTTCACCGGCCTAGCAAAAAGGCCCCATCTGAAATTGTTATAAAGGTTGTGTCAAGATTCAATTGACAGAGGTCAAGGTCCAATATTACTGTAACAGCTTAAATATTATTGGTGGAAGTGACCCATAACCAAATACATTTCTGACTACACACCTCCATCTAGGCAAGTTCCTTGTGGTCAGTTCTCATAAACCCAACAGTATTAGGTGCTTAACCTTCAACGTTTCACAGATCAGATAAAAAGAGAAACAAGTAGATCATATGGCTCTTCAGCATGGATATGTCCCTCAACAAAACAAGTTAGTAATAAGGCCCTATTTTTTCAAAGCCTTCATAGCAAGGCCATTCGGGAAAAATACCATACGAGCATCTAGGGCTGCCATAGGGGTCAAAATGAATACCTACGTCAGAAAACCCATTAACGTGAGAACCGTTCACTCCGTTCTCGGGAGAGGTTTTTAGTACAGATCGAATCACCTTGTAATTTTGGCCTTGGTTGCTGTCCCAGAAATCCTTCCCATTGCTTGTGTAGCACAGAGCGAATTCTATGCGTTCATGTGGTGGTATGTTGTGTGGCAGGTCGATCTCGAAGGAGAAAGTGTCCCTGTCAGAGCCTGTGTAAATGTCATTTACATACTGGCACTGGTGGTCTATGAAGCTCTTCCAAGTGTTGAAGGTGACCCGCAATTTGACAGACTTCTCAAATGCCAGATTCTTGACTTTCACTGTGCCCACCAGGGTTTTCTCTTTCAGCATGCAGTTCTCCAAGCAAACATGGTCATTCTCCAGCCGCTGCCTGAAGGCTAGGTAGTCCGCAGAGGGCTGCTCGAAATCCAGCACCAGGCTGTCCCTCTCCACCGACAAGTTCACCACCGTGTCGATCAACTCCTGGATGTTGTACGGGATTTCAATGGGGTCTTCAAACTCTGAAAAGATCTTGACCATTGTCAGCGCCAGCCCCTTGTGGTCTGCAAAGGACACTTGCTTCTTAGCTCTGCACTCCCCTTCAGTGCTGGTACTGGCCTCTTTATGCTTCACTTCCACACTAGAGCACTGAATGCAAGGCCTCAGGGGCTTCGTGCGCTTGGGCCTCCTTTTGTAAATGAAGTCATCACTTGCCATGTACAGAGGCATGGCCAGCTCTACAGGCAAGGTAGACTTATGGGAGAAAAAGCTGAAGATGCTGCAAATAATAGGAAAATAAACGTTATTATAAATTACAATTTGCTACCAATGGTGCATCATGTATAACTTAGTTTCCAAACACATGAGCTGTAGGCATATGAGGTTCATGCTTAAAATATCTAATGGTAATCAAGACAAGAAATGTTGAATGTCAGTGCTGAATGTGTCTGCCCACTGCCTAAGGCATCAAATCCATCCAAAAAGTAAAGCCATTTACTGGATTTTTTGATTTGtgaaactttatatatataaaaaaaaaaaaaacctgacacttAAACTTGTCATATCTGTAAACAATCAGAAGACAGTTCTCTgtaaataaaatagatacattCTGCATATAAGAGTATATGTTCACTACATTAAGATGTgggaaaaagtattttaaaaacattcaataCACTATTTATACATCTATTTGACAGCAATTAAAAGTTTGAGCAACATTctaaaagtttaaacatgtatatgttgttaaactctaaactataccccccccccctcctcctcacccTCACCCCCACCATGTGCTCAATGTGGATTTCTAGAGGGGGCACCCCTCTGAAAAGCAATTTCaagagaaattaaaaacaaaaggaaaaaaaaaaaagaaataagtgtTGATAATGCTAAACTGGACACAACACATATCTGATTCAGATCACAGCAGTCAGTTGATATTTAAGTGAAGTTCAATTAGACTCTTGACATTTGGAAAGTGCAAACATTCAGGTTGTCATGTCACTGCTATGCTTGTTCACCAGGGAAATCCTTTTC from Acipenser ruthenus chromosome 2, fAciRut3.2 maternal haplotype, whole genome shotgun sequence includes the following:
- the LOC117408629 gene encoding protein phosphatase 1 regulatory subunit 3B-like isoform X2, producing the protein MPLYMASDDFIYKRRPKRTKPLRPCIQCSSVEVKHKEASTSTEGECRAKKQVSFADHKGLALTMVKIFSEFEDPIEIPYNIQELIDTVVNLSVERDSLVLDFEQPSADYLAFRQRLENDHVCLENCMLKEKTLVGTVKVKNLAFEKSVKLRVTFNTWKSFIDHQCQYVNDIYTGSDRDTFSFEIDLPHNIPPHERIEFALCYTSNGKDFWDSNQGQNYKVIRSVLKTSPENGVNGSHVNGFSDVGIHFDPYGSPRCSYGIFPEWPCYEGFEKIGPYY
- the LOC117408629 gene encoding protein phosphatase 1 regulatory subunit 3B-like isoform X1, with protein sequence MNCTSIFSFFSHKSTLPVELAMPLYMASDDFIYKRRPKRTKPLRPCIQCSSVEVKHKEASTSTEGECRAKKQVSFADHKGLALTMVKIFSEFEDPIEIPYNIQELIDTVVNLSVERDSLVLDFEQPSADYLAFRQRLENDHVCLENCMLKEKTLVGTVKVKNLAFEKSVKLRVTFNTWKSFIDHQCQYVNDIYTGSDRDTFSFEIDLPHNIPPHERIEFALCYTSNGKDFWDSNQGQNYKVIRSVLKTSPENGVNGSHVNGFSDVGIHFDPYGSPRCSYGIFPEWPCYEGFEKIGPYY